A section of the Cutibacterium granulosum genome encodes:
- a CDS encoding cupin domain-containing protein: MKINDNGPKPNAFDIETATKENTNYRTTAWTGKYLQVTLMSIPVGESIGLEAHPDTDQFLRLDSGKGRCVMGPAEDQLDFQQDVSDGWSVQVPVGTWHDVINTGDEPMQVYAIYAPVHHTPGIVQETAAKAEEDEKSGADVPPEWSVQPDKTADDLHA, translated from the coding sequence ATGAAGATCAACGACAACGGCCCCAAACCGAACGCCTTCGACATCGAGACCGCAACGAAGGAGAACACGAACTACCGCACCACCGCCTGGACCGGTAAGTACCTGCAGGTGACGCTCATGTCCATCCCGGTGGGAGAGTCCATCGGCCTGGAGGCCCACCCCGACACCGATCAGTTCCTGCGCCTGGACTCCGGCAAGGGGCGCTGCGTCATGGGACCGGCTGAGGATCAGCTCGACTTCCAGCAGGACGTCAGCGACGGCTGGTCCGTCCAGGTCCCGGTCGGCACCTGGCACGACGTCATCAACACCGGTGACGAGCCGATGCAGGTCTACGCCATCTACGCCCCGGTCCACCACACCCCGGGCATCGTCCAGGAGACCGCCGCCAAGGCTGAGGAGGACGAAAAGTCCGGAGCCGACGTCCCACCGGAGTGGAGCGTCCAACCCGACAAGACCGCCGACGATCTGCACGCCTGA
- a CDS encoding nucleoside hydrolase, producing MRVLEQRRSDQPEQPQQKVRWDDSTISGAVEGLYSDAMPTRFLPVLLDCDPGIDDAFALAYLACRDDVETVGVVTTAGNVGQDDVLRNALGLTELLGMDAPVARGADAPLVEPVMTAEETHGPHGLGHAQLGDCGRHPDGRSGAQLWVDLARKYPGELVGIVTGPLTNLALALREEPDLPQLLRGLHVMGGAINHRGNTGPTSEWNIAVDPEAGHEVFEAWGKASKRVVLGALQATEVIRLDERDRRAVKELGEHPVVKVLADALRFYFEFHEADGLGWCAYLHDPLVVANAVTGRFATTRPLAVDVELTGTLTRGQTVGDEMGRWGKEPNVDLLCDVDAERFIEHLISTLREGLGAGR from the coding sequence GTGCGAGTCCTGGAGCAAAGGCGCTCTGACCAGCCCGAACAGCCTCAGCAGAAGGTGAGGTGGGACGACTCAACGATCAGTGGTGCGGTGGAGGGCCTCTATTCTGACGCCATGCCCACACGTTTCTTGCCGGTTCTGCTCGATTGCGACCCTGGGATTGACGACGCGTTCGCGCTGGCCTACCTGGCGTGCCGCGACGATGTCGAGACCGTCGGGGTGGTGACGACAGCTGGCAATGTCGGTCAGGACGACGTGCTGCGCAATGCCCTGGGGCTGACCGAGCTGCTCGGGATGGATGCCCCGGTGGCGCGTGGGGCGGACGCGCCCCTCGTCGAGCCGGTGATGACCGCCGAGGAGACCCATGGACCCCACGGTTTGGGGCATGCCCAGCTGGGGGACTGCGGACGTCACCCCGATGGGCGCAGCGGTGCGCAACTGTGGGTGGATCTTGCCCGGAAATACCCCGGCGAGCTGGTCGGCATCGTCACCGGGCCGCTGACGAACCTCGCGCTGGCGCTGCGGGAAGAACCGGACTTGCCGCAGTTGTTGCGGGGGCTGCACGTCATGGGTGGAGCGATCAACCACCGTGGCAACACCGGCCCGACGAGCGAGTGGAACATCGCGGTGGACCCGGAGGCCGGCCATGAGGTGTTCGAGGCATGGGGGAAGGCGTCCAAACGGGTCGTGCTTGGGGCGTTGCAGGCCACTGAGGTCATCAGGCTGGACGAGAGGGATCGTCGGGCTGTGAAGGAGCTAGGGGAACATCCGGTTGTGAAAGTCTTGGCCGACGCGCTGAGGTTCTACTTCGAGTTCCACGAGGCTGACGGGTTGGGATGGTGTGCGTACTTGCACGACCCGCTCGTCGTCGCCAATGCGGTGACCGGGAGATTTGCGACGACGCGGCCACTGGCCGTCGACGTCGAGCTGACCGGGACGCTCACCCGTGGCCAGACCGTCGGTGACGAGATGGGGCGGTGGGGCAAGGAGCCCAACGTCGACCTGCTGTGTGACGTCGACGCCGAACGGTTTATTGAGCACCTCATCTCGACGTTGCGGGAGGGGCTAGGCGCCGGGCGCTGA
- a CDS encoding PadR family transcriptional regulator, whose protein sequence is MAERQLRKGALELVVLGLLASKPSYGGELVDRLEKETDLGVSQGTLYPLLNRLRRGDLVSTEWQESPSGPPRKIYRLTATGRGYLTELIDEWSRIAAAVDRATNDNHNTSGKERS, encoded by the coding sequence GTGGCGGAACGACAACTGCGCAAGGGTGCGCTCGAACTCGTCGTCCTCGGGTTGCTGGCGAGCAAACCGTCCTACGGAGGGGAACTCGTGGACAGGCTCGAGAAGGAGACGGATCTGGGCGTGTCTCAGGGGACGCTGTACCCGTTGCTCAACCGACTGCGTCGCGGTGATCTGGTTTCGACCGAGTGGCAGGAGTCGCCGTCAGGGCCTCCGCGCAAGATCTATCGCCTGACTGCCACCGGTCGAGGCTACCTGACAGAGCTCATCGATGAGTGGTCGCGCATCGCAGCCGCCGTCGACCGTGCCACCAACGATAACCACAACACTTCTGGCAAGGAGAGATCATGA
- a CDS encoding DUF5808 domain-containing protein gives MNLWTRDDDGVRRLFGIPVGAPWGSGSRIALRGFEPENPHLLVPRAVGIGWDLNLGAVAVRLGLIRPDDSLPDLNEYVPETLRRGLVAAPWIGAGVASGMALGFVKADRVATSWSLGGKPNHYMSGVAAALTTTGITTAAALYPRWVGKEDGADIAATAQALGILTVIGMANRAARKEIRRPGSRQPLAVVGAMLAPVVMGGVLVGTVKVALDGVAQSLAHGGKAGQSGERGRNIGFHS, from the coding sequence ATGAACCTCTGGACTCGAGACGATGATGGCGTGCGTCGCCTGTTCGGCATCCCCGTCGGTGCGCCGTGGGGGAGCGGCTCCCGCATTGCGCTGCGCGGTTTCGAACCTGAGAACCCGCACCTGCTAGTGCCTCGCGCTGTGGGCATCGGATGGGATCTCAATCTGGGCGCCGTCGCCGTGCGCCTGGGGCTCATCCGCCCCGACGACTCCCTGCCCGACCTCAACGAATACGTTCCCGAGACGCTGCGTCGCGGCCTGGTTGCAGCGCCGTGGATCGGGGCCGGCGTCGCCAGCGGCATGGCACTCGGTTTCGTCAAGGCTGACCGGGTGGCGACGTCGTGGTCGCTCGGCGGCAAACCCAACCACTACATGAGCGGTGTGGCAGCAGCCCTGACGACTACCGGAATTACCACGGCGGCAGCCCTCTACCCGCGCTGGGTCGGGAAGGAGGATGGAGCTGACATCGCGGCGACGGCCCAGGCCCTGGGCATCCTGACCGTCATCGGTATGGCAAATCGGGCTGCCCGCAAGGAGATTCGTCGTCCCGGGAGCCGTCAGCCCCTCGCGGTTGTCGGAGCAATGCTGGCGCCGGTTGTCATGGGTGGAGTGCTGGTCGGAACGGTCAAGGTCGCCCTCGACGGCGTCGCACAGTCACTCGCGCATGGCGGCAAGGCGGGTCAGTCCGGGGAGCGAGGCCGCAACATAGGATTCCACTCATGA
- a CDS encoding GNAT family N-acetyltransferase, giving the protein MFPPFGLRISCRTLRLAVLRDEDLPELVELVRGGIQVPDLLMPFLRDWHQQPYQPGDPYAFPATSLSWWWSQRSTFAPEEWRFALTVRHKGELVGMQDVHGRHFPQARHVLTGSWLGRYHQGQGIGTLMRQMVVGFAFDELGVLECESGYVEGNAASAAVSRKVGYVDNGHRRIVQNVQDGAQGVTERRVLVTPETFRRPGDPVTVEGARRSEGSYVCRSEAVKIQADGLSSVLSQGSGSHSDLQVVRWSLCGGVAVVDRRQARDAAVGPSRAGDPGRCSVRDQTMGHTAGHLPG; this is encoded by the coding sequence ATGTTTCCTCCCTTCGGCCTGCGGATCTCATGCAGGACCCTCCGTCTCGCGGTCCTTCGTGACGAGGACCTTCCCGAGCTGGTGGAACTTGTGCGAGGGGGAATCCAAGTGCCCGACTTGCTGATGCCCTTCCTGCGGGATTGGCATCAGCAGCCCTACCAGCCAGGGGATCCCTATGCGTTCCCTGCTACCTCATTGTCGTGGTGGTGGTCGCAGCGTTCGACGTTCGCTCCCGAAGAGTGGCGTTTTGCCCTGACAGTCCGTCACAAGGGGGAGCTGGTGGGAATGCAAGACGTACACGGTCGACACTTTCCTCAGGCTCGTCACGTTCTCACCGGTTCATGGTTGGGGCGGTACCACCAGGGCCAGGGGATCGGTACACTGATGCGACAGATGGTGGTGGGCTTTGCGTTCGATGAATTGGGTGTGCTCGAGTGCGAGTCTGGCTATGTCGAGGGCAACGCAGCATCGGCGGCCGTCAGCCGCAAGGTGGGCTACGTCGACAATGGTCATCGTCGAATCGTGCAGAACGTTCAGGATGGCGCTCAAGGAGTCACTGAACGGCGAGTACTGGTGACGCCGGAGACATTTCGCCGCCCCGGCGACCCTGTCACAGTTGAGGGGGCGAGGCGCTCAGAAGGTTCTTATGTGTGCAGATCTGAAGCTGTGAAAATTCAAGCGGATGGTCTGAGCTCTGTGCTTAGCCAAGGATCTGGATCGCACAGCGATTTGCAGGTTGTGCGCTGGAGTCTGTGTGGGGGTGTAGCCGTAGTGGATCGTCGGCAGGCCAGGGATGCGGCGGTCGGGCCAAGCCGTGCTGGGGATCCTGGTCGTTGTTCGGTCCGTGACCAAACCATGGGGCACACAGCGGGACACCTCCCCGGATGA